A portion of the Flavobacterium limnophilum genome contains these proteins:
- a CDS encoding thiamine diphosphokinase, with protein sequence MSSHHIVRDDQEPALIIANGASCNIELLGQLLEWSPLVIVLDSAMERVLELGIKVDVLLGDFDRGFDPNYYKEKQYPLEIVHTPDQNKTDLEKAFDYLVERKIPAVNVVWATGKRADHTITNITNITRYRDLIKIVVLDDHSKVFLLPKKFEKWYPANTPLSLIPIGHVTGIHSQNLYYPLKDDTLTIGYRTGSSNHVLEDGIVVIEHDQGDLLLMECWD encoded by the coding sequence ATGTCTTCACACCATATCGTTCGCGATGACCAAGAACCGGCTTTAATCATTGCCAACGGCGCTTCCTGCAACATCGAATTATTGGGACAATTGCTCGAATGGTCACCATTGGTAATCGTGCTGGACTCGGCCATGGAACGCGTCTTGGAATTGGGCATAAAAGTCGATGTTTTACTCGGCGATTTCGACCGTGGTTTTGACCCCAATTATTACAAGGAAAAACAATATCCATTGGAAATTGTCCACACCCCAGACCAAAACAAAACCGATTTGGAAAAAGCATTCGATTATCTGGTCGAACGAAAAATACCGGCCGTCAACGTGGTTTGGGCTACTGGAAAACGAGCCGACCATACCATAACCAATATCACCAATATCACTCGATATAGGGATTTAATCAAAATCGTGGTGCTCGACGACCATTCCAAAGTGTTTTTATTGCCCAAAAAATTCGAGAAATGGTATCCTGCCAACACGCCACTTTCCTTGATTCCCATTGGTCACGTAACAGGAATTCATTCCCAAAACCTATATTATCCCTTGAAAGACGATACACTGACCATTGGTTACAGAACCGGAAGCAGCAACCACGTTTTAGAAGACGGAATCGTTGTCATAGAACACGACCAAGGCGATTTGTTGCTGATGGAATGCTGGGATTAA
- the rlmF gene encoding 23S rRNA (adenine(1618)-N(6))-methyltransferase RlmF: MSKTIIEKTNLHPRNLHRLGYNFEALIAVCPELEEFVNINEHEIETIDFSNPQAVKALNKALLIADYDIQNWDIPENYLCPPIPGRVDYIHYIADLLASNNNGIIPEGENVQVLDIGVGANCIYPILGNSVYGWSFVGTEIDEKAIQNCKKIIEANPKLMDFISLQLQTESRFIFKNIITPEDRFSLTICNPPFHNSQDEATKSSIRKVNNLENTRTTKPVLNFGGQNAELWCEGGELGFITQMIFESAKYPMQCLWFTTLVSKKENLSSLYKTLNKVNVVEVKTIDMAQGQKTSRILAWTFQSEAQQRNWKFE, from the coding sequence ATGTCTAAAACGATTATCGAAAAAACCAATTTACATCCACGTAATCTTCACCGATTGGGATATAATTTTGAAGCATTAATTGCCGTTTGCCCTGAACTTGAAGAGTTTGTCAACATCAACGAACACGAAATAGAAACCATTGATTTCAGCAATCCCCAAGCCGTAAAAGCACTCAACAAAGCCTTGCTGATTGCCGATTACGACATCCAGAATTGGGATATTCCGGAAAATTATCTTTGCCCGCCCATTCCCGGTCGCGTGGATTACATTCATTATATTGCCGACTTGTTGGCTTCCAACAACAATGGCATCATTCCCGAAGGCGAAAACGTGCAAGTCTTGGACATTGGCGTTGGTGCGAATTGCATTTATCCAATATTGGGAAATTCCGTTTACGGTTGGTCATTCGTTGGCACCGAAATTGATGAAAAAGCCATTCAAAACTGCAAAAAAATCATTGAAGCCAATCCAAAACTGATGGACTTCATCAGTTTGCAATTGCAAACCGAATCGCGTTTTATTTTCAAGAACATCATCACGCCCGAAGATCGATTTTCGCTCACGATTTGCAACCCGCCGTTTCATAACTCCCAAGATGAAGCGACAAAATCCTCCATTCGCAAAGTCAACAATCTTGAAAATACTAGAACCACAAAACCAGTCTTGAATTTTGGCGGTCAAAACGCCGAATTATGGTGCGAAGGTGGCGAACTGGGTTTCATCACCCAAATGATTTTCGAAAGTGCCAAATACCCAATGCAATGTCTTTGGTTTACAACTTTGGTTTCCAAAAAAGAGAATCTTTCCAGTTTATACAAAACCCTGAACAAAGTAAATGTGGTCGAAGTAAAAACAATCGACATGGCGCAAGGCCAGAAAACCAGCCGAATCTTGGCCTGGACTTTTCAATCGGAAGCACAACAGAGGAACTGGAAGTTTGAGTAG
- a CDS encoding type II toxin-antitoxin system RelE/ParE family toxin, with translation MVARRIVWSSSAKLQLKAIFEYFNFRNKSKLYSIKLNTLIQTELKTLLQQPNIGKKTDSINVRGLLIENYYVFYEINETHIIILSVWDTRQDPENSKY, from the coding sequence ATGGTTGCAAGAAGAATAGTTTGGTCATCATCCGCAAAACTCCAATTAAAAGCCATTTTTGAATATTTTAATTTTAGGAATAAAAGCAAATTATATTCCATAAAATTAAATACCCTAATTCAAACCGAATTAAAAACACTACTCCAACAACCCAATATTGGCAAAAAAACTGACTCTATAAATGTTCGTGGTTTATTAATTGAAAATTATTATGTTTTCTATGAAATAAATGAAACCCACATTATAATTCTATCCGTTTGGGACACAAGACAAGACCCTGAAAATTCGAAATACTAA
- a CDS encoding nucleoside hydrolase, translated as MKHIQRFLIGLILLQGFYIYSQNNSEYFSETVKPRIRVIIDNDFGGDPDGLFQLAHHILSPSVEIKGIIGSQHYKGGFYGSPGTATYACDQVNELLSTMQLTGKIPVFEGGANGLLDIKTPIPSEGAKAIIKEAMREDTKMPLYVVCGAGLTNIASAYLMEPRIAKKIILVWIGGPEYQGLAIPPPKGQKLEYNLGIDVKACQVIFNVSDIPIWQVPRDAYRQALYSYPELVYKIKSNGITGKYIVEKLEDLMKRAKRSLGEAYVLGDSPLVLLTALQTSWETDPASCKYVMKSAPGISDSGLYEETSEGRKIRVYTNLDTRLMLEDFVAKLALFKKAKI; from the coding sequence ATGAAACATATTCAAAGATTTCTAATTGGATTAATTCTGTTACAAGGATTTTATATTTATTCTCAAAACAATTCTGAATACTTTAGTGAGACTGTAAAACCAAGAATTCGTGTAATAATTGACAATGACTTTGGTGGAGACCCCGATGGATTATTTCAATTGGCACACCATATTCTATCTCCATCTGTTGAAATAAAAGGCATAATTGGTTCTCAACATTACAAAGGTGGATTTTATGGTTCTCCAGGAACGGCAACTTATGCTTGTGATCAAGTAAATGAACTACTAAGTACAATGCAATTAACTGGAAAAATCCCTGTCTTTGAAGGAGGAGCCAATGGACTATTGGATATCAAAACACCTATTCCATCAGAGGGTGCAAAAGCAATCATAAAGGAAGCCATGCGTGAGGATACAAAAATGCCGTTATATGTGGTTTGTGGTGCCGGCTTGACAAATATAGCGAGTGCTTACCTTATGGAACCCAGAATTGCAAAAAAAATAATATTAGTCTGGATTGGAGGCCCAGAATATCAAGGATTGGCAATACCTCCTCCGAAGGGACAAAAACTAGAATATAATTTAGGTATTGATGTAAAAGCTTGTCAAGTGATTTTTAATGTTTCGGATATTCCCATATGGCAAGTACCTAGAGATGCCTATAGGCAAGCATTATATTCATATCCCGAATTGGTTTACAAAATCAAATCAAATGGCATTACTGGAAAATATATAGTTGAAAAACTGGAGGATTTAATGAAAAGAGCCAAACGTTCTCTTGGCGAAGCGTATGTTTTAGGTGATAGCCCTTTAGTTTTATTGACAGCCTTGCAAACTTCATGGGAAACAGACCCGGCATCTTGTAAATATGTAATGAAGTCCGCTCCTGGTATCAGTGATTCTGGATTATATGAGGAAACTTCAGAAGGTCGCAAAATTCGAGTTTACACCAATTTAGATACCAGGTTAATGCTTGAAGATTTTGTTGCAAAACTTGCTTTGTTCAAAAAAGCAAAAATATAA
- the uvrB gene encoding excinuclease ABC subunit UvrB, producing MKFQVISDYQPKGDQPQAIAKLTQGIEAGEQYQTLLGVTGSGKTFTVANVIQEVQKPTLILAHNKTLAAQLYSEFKQFFPNNAVEYFVSYYDYYQPEAFMPVSGVFIEKDLSINEELEKMRLSTTSSLLSGRRDIIVVASVSCIYGIGNPVEFQKNVIAIEKDQVISRTKLLHSLVQSLYSRTEADFNPGNFRIKGDTLEVYPSYADDAYRIHFFGDEIEEIEAFDVKTSKVIERHDKLTIYPANMFVTSPDTLQSAIWEIQQDLVKQVDYFKEIGKHLEAKRLEERTNFDLEMIRELGYCSGIENYSRYLDGREAGTRPFCLLDYFPKDFLMVVDESHVTLSQVHAMYGGDRSRKENLVEYGFRLPAAMDNRPLKFEEFEAMQNQVIYVSATPADYELQKCDGVYVEQVIRPTGLLDPIIEIRPSLNQIDDLIEEIQQRAEIDERVLVTTLTKRMAEELAKYLDKVSIRCRYIHSDVDTLERIEIMQDLRKGLFDVLIGVNLLREGLDLPEVSLVAILDADKEGFLRSHRSLTQTIGRAARNLNGKAIMYADKITASMQKTIDETNYRRTKQINFNTENNVVPMALNKKIESAFTKHPLVDYELGYTTPLAAEPSSEYLSKPEIEKLIREKRKSMEKAAKDLDFMQAAKLRDAIKALQEQLA from the coding sequence ATGAAATTTCAAGTTATCTCCGATTACCAGCCCAAAGGCGACCAACCCCAAGCCATTGCTAAATTAACCCAAGGCATTGAGGCTGGCGAACAATACCAAACATTATTGGGGGTAACCGGTTCTGGAAAAACATTTACGGTAGCCAATGTCATTCAGGAAGTGCAAAAACCAACCTTGATTTTGGCGCACAACAAAACCTTGGCGGCGCAATTGTACTCGGAATTCAAGCAGTTTTTCCCGAATAATGCCGTGGAATATTTCGTTTCGTACTACGATTATTACCAGCCGGAAGCTTTTATGCCGGTTTCGGGCGTGTTCATCGAAAAGGATTTATCCATCAACGAAGAGTTGGAGAAAATGCGTTTGAGCACCACTTCTTCCCTACTTTCGGGACGAAGAGACATTATCGTGGTGGCATCGGTTTCCTGTATTTATGGTATTGGAAATCCCGTGGAATTTCAGAAAAATGTCATCGCGATTGAAAAAGACCAAGTCATTTCAAGAACCAAATTATTACACAGTTTGGTTCAAAGTTTATATTCCAGAACCGAAGCCGATTTCAATCCTGGTAATTTTAGAATCAAAGGGGACACACTCGAAGTCTATCCAAGTTATGCCGACGATGCCTACCGAATTCATTTCTTTGGCGATGAAATAGAAGAAATAGAAGCCTTTGACGTCAAGACTTCAAAAGTGATTGAAAGACACGACAAGCTCACGATTTATCCAGCGAACATGTTCGTGACTTCGCCCGACACCTTGCAAAGTGCCATTTGGGAAATACAACAGGATTTGGTGAAACAAGTCGATTATTTCAAGGAAATTGGCAAACATCTGGAAGCAAAACGATTGGAAGAACGTACCAATTTCGATTTGGAAATGATTCGGGAATTGGGTTATTGTTCCGGAATTGAAAACTATTCCCGCTACCTTGACGGACGTGAAGCCGGCACGAGACCTTTCTGCTTGTTGGATTATTTCCCGAAAGATTTCTTGATGGTCGTGGACGAAAGCCACGTCACGCTTTCGCAAGTACACGCAATGTATGGTGGTGACCGCTCTCGAAAAGAAAACTTGGTAGAATATGGTTTCCGACTTCCCGCCGCGATGGACAACCGTCCGTTGAAGTTTGAGGAATTTGAAGCGATGCAAAACCAAGTGATTTATGTTTCGGCAACGCCAGCCGATTATGAATTGCAAAAATGCGACGGTGTGTATGTGGAACAAGTCATTCGCCCAACGGGATTATTGGATCCAATTATTGAAATCCGTCCGAGTTTGAACCAAATTGATGATTTGATAGAAGAAATTCAACAACGTGCCGAGATTGACGAACGGGTTTTGGTGACTACTTTGACCAAAAGAATGGCGGAAGAATTGGCCAAATACTTAGACAAAGTTTCCATTCGTTGTCGTTATATTCATTCGGATGTGGATACTTTGGAACGCATCGAAATCATGCAGGATTTACGAAAAGGATTGTTCGACGTTTTGATTGGCGTGAATTTACTCCGTGAAGGATTGGATTTACCCGAAGTTTCCTTGGTTGCCATTCTCGATGCGGACAAGGAAGGATTTTTGAGAAGCCATCGTTCGTTGACCCAAACCATTGGTCGTGCGGCGAGAAACCTCAATGGAAAAGCGATCATGTATGCCGACAAAATCACGGCTAGCATGCAAAAAACCATTGACGAAACCAATTACCGCAGAACCAAACAGATTAATTTCAATACCGAAAACAACGTTGTCCCAATGGCGTTGAACAAAAAAATAGAGAGCGCTTTTACCAAACATCCTTTGGTGGATTATGAATTGGGTTACACAACTCCTTTAGCAGCAGAACCAAGCTCTGAATACCTTTCGAAACCTGAAATCGAAAAACTCATTCGTGAAAAGCGAAAATCGATGGAAAAAGCTGCCAAAGACTTGGATTTTATGCAAGCGGCAAAACTCCGTGACGCCATTAAAGCTTTGCAGGAACAATTAGCCTAA
- a CDS encoding sensor histidine kinase: MRNGKIRTRLINWFAIRPITTGGLLFLVLGIATISQSILRNHVLKEDERNEMNAILTDAHLKIEQSLKNCYTTTVSLALTLDSNGIPQNFDTISKQLLKSNPLISVVQMVPNGVIKYIYPLKGNEAAMNLNILGVKDLKKEAENSIKTQKIYFAGPLKLRQGGIGIVGRLPIYNKNKFWGFTAVIIKLETLLKASGIKSMDKSNYYFQFSKRNPITLKEQFFLPSKTDLSKSYYVSQAITDSDSKLYLVAKKTYAIYPEILFSSILGLIVAISFGVLTTKLLKKPEELRFLLKKQEAKLLKNEMKFKTIIDQAPIGFAIIDTRSGNLMEANKKYCDLFGYTFEEIKKLDIKRLTHPDDLEKSLEYVKNLDEGKITEYSMEKRCVMKTGKIIWINLTVSQLCESNEKPTSHISFVKDITERKEAEALIEKSQARYKSLIDTIDGIVWEYDLEIKSSTFISKKIENLLGYSIEEYSESPTFWEDHIHPEDREFALALSAKENKNYINHDYEYRMLTKNGEVIWVRDIINYVFENGKPVISRGIMIDITIMKEAEKNLSNSLQLVTEQNKRLLNFSYIVSHNLRSHTSNIESIISLIESAESEEERSEMMRLLKSVSNSLDETMKHLNEVVNINTNINLVIKPLNLNKYIGKAKEVLSEQILSNEVTIITNVPYDAMINYNSAYLESILYNLISNAIRYRHPQRKPIITLNLHKQNDKYVIEVSDNGIGIDLVRNADKIFGMYKTFSNNSDSRGIGLFITKNQVDAMGGTITVDSTPNVGSTFKIYTK; encoded by the coding sequence ATGAGAAATGGAAAAATTAGGACTAGACTCATTAATTGGTTTGCAATCAGACCAATAACCACAGGAGGGTTATTATTTTTGGTTCTTGGCATTGCCACTATTAGTCAAAGCATTCTTCGCAACCATGTGCTAAAAGAAGATGAGCGAAATGAAATGAATGCCATTCTAACAGATGCCCATTTAAAGATTGAGCAATCCTTGAAAAACTGTTACACTACAACAGTTTCTCTTGCACTAACGCTGGACAGCAATGGTATTCCCCAAAACTTTGATACCATTAGCAAGCAACTCCTAAAATCAAATCCTCTCATCAGTGTCGTTCAAATGGTTCCCAATGGAGTCATCAAATACATTTATCCCTTAAAAGGCAATGAGGCTGCGATGAATTTAAACATTTTAGGGGTTAAAGACCTCAAGAAAGAGGCTGAAAATTCTATTAAAACCCAAAAGATTTATTTTGCGGGGCCACTAAAATTAAGACAAGGAGGTATCGGAATTGTAGGCAGACTACCTATTTACAACAAAAATAAATTTTGGGGATTCACTGCTGTTATAATTAAATTGGAAACATTGTTGAAAGCCTCCGGAATTAAGTCCATGGATAAGTCCAACTATTATTTCCAGTTTTCAAAGAGAAATCCAATTACTTTAAAAGAACAATTTTTTCTTCCTTCAAAAACAGATTTATCCAAGAGTTATTATGTGTCCCAAGCCATAACCGACAGTGACAGCAAACTCTATTTGGTAGCAAAAAAAACCTATGCAATTTATCCCGAAATTCTATTTAGTTCAATCTTGGGACTAATTGTAGCTATTTCATTTGGTGTTTTAACAACCAAGCTATTGAAAAAACCAGAAGAATTGAGGTTCTTGTTAAAAAAACAGGAGGCAAAACTTTTAAAAAATGAAATGAAGTTCAAGACCATAATTGATCAAGCTCCCATAGGTTTTGCAATTATAGACACTCGTTCCGGTAATTTAATGGAGGCCAACAAGAAATACTGCGACTTGTTTGGCTATACATTTGAAGAAATTAAAAAATTGGACATCAAACGTTTGACCCATCCAGATGACTTAGAAAAAAGCTTGGAATATGTAAAAAATCTTGACGAAGGCAAAATCACCGAGTATTCGATGGAAAAAAGGTGTGTAATGAAAACAGGAAAGATTATTTGGATAAACTTAACCGTTTCACAACTTTGTGAAAGCAATGAAAAACCAACTTCCCACATTTCTTTTGTTAAAGACATTACCGAAAGAAAAGAAGCCGAAGCATTAATTGAAAAAAGTCAAGCCAGATATAAGTCTCTAATAGATACCATTGATGGAATTGTTTGGGAATACGATCTCGAAATAAAGTCCTCCACTTTCATAAGTAAAAAAATTGAGAATCTGTTGGGATATTCAATAGAAGAGTATTCGGAAAGTCCTACTTTTTGGGAAGACCACATTCATCCCGAAGATCGGGAATTTGCATTGGCTTTGTCCGCCAAAGAAAACAAGAACTACATAAATCATGATTACGAGTACCGTATGCTTACAAAAAACGGAGAAGTGATTTGGGTAAGAGACATCATAAATTATGTTTTTGAAAATGGCAAACCCGTAATTTCAAGAGGTATCATGATTGACATTACCATCATGAAAGAAGCAGAAAAAAACTTGAGCAACTCGCTGCAATTAGTTACCGAACAAAACAAAAGGCTTTTAAATTTCTCTTATATAGTTTCCCATAATTTGCGGTCGCATACCAGTAATATTGAATCCATTATCTCCTTGATTGAATCGGCAGAATCTGAAGAAGAACGTAGCGAAATGATGCGTTTATTGAAATCCGTATCCAATTCGCTGGACGAAACAATGAAACACTTGAACGAAGTGGTCAACATCAACACAAATATCAACTTGGTCATAAAACCATTGAACTTGAACAAGTATATCGGTAAAGCCAAAGAAGTTCTTTCGGAACAAATACTGTCAAACGAAGTTACGATTATCACAAACGTGCCGTATGATGCAATGATAAACTATAATTCAGCATACCTGGAAAGCATTCTTTATAATTTAATTTCGAATGCCATACGCTATAGACATCCGCAACGAAAACCTATCATAACCCTAAACTTGCACAAACAAAATGACAAATATGTCATTGAAGTTTCGGATAACGGCATTGGCATTGACCTAGTTAGAAATGCCGATAAAATTTTTGGAATGTACAAAACATTCAGCAACAATTCAGACTCAAGAGGAATTGGACTGTTCATAACAAAAAATCAAGTAGATGCCATGGGCGGAACCATAACCGTGGACAGTACCCCAAATGTAGGATCAACATTTAAAATCTATACCAAATGA
- a CDS encoding response regulator — MKKIIWVIDDDIIYQTIINKLIQKSGVFSANSSFMNGKEAITTLINTLEKDNNCLPDIILLDINMPVMDGWEFMEEIKKIKSKIDKHIQIYIVSSSIAVEDRNKSKTYTDIMGYIPKPISVNDLIAIVSNE; from the coding sequence ATGAAAAAGATAATCTGGGTTATAGATGATGATATTATTTACCAAACCATCATCAATAAATTAATTCAAAAATCTGGTGTTTTTTCAGCCAATTCCTCTTTCATGAATGGAAAAGAGGCAATAACCACTTTAATTAATACATTGGAAAAAGACAACAATTGTCTTCCGGATATTATCTTACTGGACATCAATATGCCTGTCATGGATGGATGGGAATTCATGGAGGAAATCAAAAAAATAAAATCTAAAATCGACAAACATATTCAAATTTATATAGTAAGTTCTTCTATTGCCGTCGAAGATAGAAACAAGTCCAAAACCTATACTGATATTATGGGTTATATTCCGAAACCCATTTCCGTGAATGATTTGATAGCCATTGTTTCAAATGAATAA
- a CDS encoding excinuclease ABC subunit B, whose protein sequence is MAIVANELNIEKGVFNDLFHQELPQIHIKSEFGRIQQFYRLALLMHCDGVLHTKENNAIQQISLNMGLNPAATKRILKMMKSGPAPMIDSTVLLRIFQEQYN, encoded by the coding sequence TTGGCTATTGTAGCCAATGAGCTAAATATTGAGAAGGGTGTTTTTAACGATTTATTTCACCAAGAATTGCCACAAATACATATAAAATCTGAGTTTGGACGCATACAACAATTTTATCGTTTGGCTTTATTGATGCATTGTGACGGTGTTTTGCATACTAAAGAAAACAATGCCATTCAGCAAATTAGCTTGAATATGGGACTGAATCCTGCGGCAACCAAGCGTATTCTCAAAATGATGAAAAGTGGACCAGCTCCAATGATTGATTCTACAGTGTTATTGAGAATATTTCAAGAGCAGTATAACTAG
- a CDS encoding alpha/beta hydrolase, which yields MIRKLIALSIIFFASANASAQGNTATKQVSTITIDAPQLQCEKKIWIYLPKNYDSTQKKYPVIYMHDAQNLFDAKTSFVGEWNVDEKLDSLNAQVIVIGIEHGNNKRIDELTPYKNAKYGGGNADNYLEFIVKTLKPEIDKKYRTKTNSKNTAIMGSSLGGLVSFYAILKYPEVFGKAGVFSPSFDYSKDIYTTTENTKKTNAKIYFLYGDNEDADMVPNMKKMDNLLAEKRCECQHLTRKTIVKGGQHNEKLWRDGFVKAYLWLF from the coding sequence ATGATTCGAAAACTTATAGCGCTCTCCATTATTTTTTTTGCGTCTGCAAATGCTTCTGCCCAAGGAAATACTGCCACAAAACAAGTTTCGACTATAACCATTGATGCACCACAATTGCAATGTGAAAAAAAAATCTGGATTTATTTGCCAAAAAATTACGATTCAACCCAAAAGAAATATCCGGTGATTTACATGCACGACGCCCAAAATCTATTTGACGCCAAAACTTCCTTCGTTGGCGAATGGAATGTTGACGAAAAACTGGATAGCCTCAACGCACAAGTTATTGTCATTGGTATTGAACACGGAAACAACAAACGGATTGATGAATTGACACCCTATAAAAACGCAAAATACGGTGGAGGCAATGCCGATAATTATCTCGAATTTATCGTAAAAACACTAAAACCCGAAATAGACAAAAAATACAGGACAAAAACTAATTCGAAAAACACCGCTATTATGGGAAGTTCTCTCGGCGGCCTGGTTTCCTTTTATGCCATTTTGAAATATCCAGAAGTCTTTGGAAAAGCAGGCGTTTTTTCGCCCTCATTTGATTATTCAAAAGATATTTATACAACAACAGAAAATACTAAAAAAACCAATGCCAAAATTTATTTCCTTTATGGTGATAATGAAGATGCAGATATGGTTCCCAATATGAAGAAAATGGATAATTTGCTTGCCGAAAAAAGATGTGAATGCCAACACCTAACCCGAAAAACAATCGTCAAAGGCGGACAACATAACGAAAAATTATGGCGAGATGGATTTGTAAAAGCGTATCTTTGGCTTTTTTAA
- a CDS encoding DUF1456 family protein has translation MTNNDIFKKLRVALMLRDDQIVEILELVDFRISKTELSAFFRAENHENYVECGDQVLRNFLNGLVIHLRGTKENPKNPNDVLAKHKAQIPAKEGASERPEFKAKPKDEERARGDQSPSKTKAAAKKKPFKKPAPKVQVVEKVKFNFGKNKKS, from the coding sequence ATGACAAACAACGATATCTTCAAAAAACTTCGAGTAGCTTTAATGTTACGCGATGATCAAATAGTGGAAATTTTGGAATTAGTGGATTTCAGGATTTCAAAAACAGAATTAAGTGCTTTTTTCCGTGCCGAAAACCACGAGAATTATGTAGAATGTGGCGACCAAGTGTTGCGTAATTTCCTGAACGGTTTGGTAATTCACCTTCGTGGAACAAAAGAAAACCCAAAGAATCCAAATGATGTTTTGGCCAAACACAAAGCCCAGATTCCTGCTAAAGAAGGAGCTTCGGAAAGACCTGAATTCAAGGCAAAACCAAAAGACGAAGAAAGAGCCAGAGGCGATCAAAGTCCCTCTAAAACAAAAGCGGCAGCAAAAAAGAAACCTTTCAAAAAACCGGCTCCAAAAGTTCAGGTAGTCGAGAAAGTGAAATTCAATTTCGGCAAAAACAAGAAATCCTGA
- a CDS encoding SIMPL domain-containing protein yields MKKILLFGILLSTINNFGQVIYSESNSKPYIEVIGTAQTEVVPDKIYLSIVLSEKTEKNDDFSIQIQEEQLKKLVRTNDIEDKNLFLSEAISEVTRDKKKETGIKLTREYTLILKNAEKVTKIFQELTDINIKEVNVKKTEYSEIESVQKQVRENAIKAAKEKAEYLLSAIGDKIGKPLEIKELENKYMKNAKSNIIIESSEDEMQTTSFEKIVVKFSYFIKYSIN; encoded by the coding sequence ATGAAAAAAATACTACTATTCGGAATTTTACTATCAACTATTAACAACTTTGGTCAAGTTATTTATAGTGAGTCGAATTCAAAACCTTACATTGAAGTTATTGGAACAGCTCAAACAGAAGTTGTGCCAGATAAAATTTACTTATCTATTGTTCTCTCTGAAAAAACCGAAAAGAATGACGATTTTTCCATTCAAATTCAAGAAGAACAATTAAAAAAATTGGTGCGAACAAATGATATTGAAGATAAAAATTTATTTCTTTCTGAAGCTATCTCTGAAGTAACCAGAGATAAAAAGAAGGAAACAGGGATTAAACTTACTAGAGAATATACCCTAATTTTGAAAAATGCAGAAAAAGTGACTAAAATTTTTCAAGAATTAACAGATATTAACATCAAGGAAGTTAATGTCAAAAAAACTGAATATTCTGAAATAGAAAGTGTACAAAAACAAGTGAGAGAAAATGCTATTAAAGCTGCTAAAGAAAAAGCTGAATATCTATTAAGCGCTATTGGAGATAAAATAGGCAAACCTTTGGAAATAAAAGAATTAGAGAATAAATATATGAAAAATGCTAAGAGCAATATAATAATTGAATCTAGTGAAGATGAAATGCAAACCACCAGTTTTGAAAAAATAGTAGTGAAGTTTTCCTATTTTATTAAATACTCAATTAACTAA